One part of the Thiothrix nivea DSM 5205 genome encodes these proteins:
- a CDS encoding response regulator has product MPTAQQKAIGIYLFGLPDKDQAIIQRVITFGATQGKNYIIEADLDNARIAISLDNIELPSNHAVSIRIGDSNLPCDLLLQRPLLVTRVMRALDDATQILKSKPMTAEIPLPNTAEETNTAPPPQQPERAPEPEAPLPKEEKTVTDDYAYTALVVDDSAAIRKQLEIELRDAHIKAEFAETGEEALEKSAWKQYDLIFLDIIMPGIDGFEVCRQMRARKTMKKTPIIMLSGKTSPLDEVQGVIAGASTYLTKPVKHEQFQQTLKRVSKWLTNFAC; this is encoded by the coding sequence ATGCCAACAGCACAACAGAAAGCCATCGGCATATATTTGTTTGGGTTACCAGACAAGGATCAGGCAATCATACAGCGTGTCATCACTTTCGGCGCCACTCAAGGCAAAAACTACATCATTGAAGCTGATCTAGACAATGCCCGTATTGCGATCAGCCTAGATAATATCGAACTGCCAAGCAATCATGCCGTAAGCATCCGCATTGGTGACAGCAACCTGCCTTGTGACTTGCTCCTGCAACGCCCGCTGCTTGTCACCCGGGTAATGCGCGCCCTTGACGATGCCACGCAAATCCTCAAATCAAAACCTATGACGGCAGAAATACCCTTGCCAAACACCGCTGAGGAAACCAATACGGCTCCTCCCCCGCAACAACCAGAGCGAGCGCCAGAACCAGAAGCCCCACTCCCCAAAGAAGAAAAAACTGTAACCGATGACTATGCTTACACAGCGCTGGTCGTTGATGATAGTGCAGCCATCCGTAAACAACTGGAAATTGAGCTGCGCGACGCCCACATCAAGGCGGAATTTGCCGAAACTGGCGAAGAAGCCCTGGAAAAATCAGCCTGGAAACAATATGACCTGATCTTTCTCGACATCATCATGCCCGGCATTGATGGTTTTGAAGTCTGCCGACAAATGCGGGCGCGCAAAACCATGAAGAAAACCCCAATCATCATGCTCAGCGGTAAAACATCCCCTTTGGATGAAGTGCAGGGCGTCATAGCTGGCGCATCAACCTATCTGACTAAACCAGTCAAACATGAGCAGTTCCAGCAAACGCTGAAACGGGTATCCAAGTGGCTGACCAACTTTGCCTGCTGA
- the tyrS gene encoding tyrosine--tRNA ligase has translation MEHFADQMQELVRGSEEVLVEAEFVEKLKKSRPLRIKAGFDPTAPDLHLGHTVLINKMRQFQEAGHHILFLIGDFTGMIGDPTGKSATRPPLTVEQVQQNALTYQEQIFKILDPDKTEITFNSRWMNQLGSVGLIQLAAKYTVARMLERDDFNKRYKSGQSIAIHEFLYPLVQGYDSVAMQADVELGGTDQKFNLLVGRELQRQYGQEQQIVMTMPLLEGLDGVNKMSKSLGNYIGITDAPNDMFGKIMSISDELMWRYFELLSFRPLTEIGRFKQDVEQGHNPRDLKFLLAEELIERFHGRSLAVSAREEFIARFQKGAMPDDMPEVHLASEGEGMPIALLLKAAGLVGSTSDAMRMIQQGAVKIDGNKVEDRSLLIEKGISAVFQVGKRKFAKITLG, from the coding sequence ATGGAGCATTTTGCTGACCAGATGCAAGAGCTGGTGCGAGGAAGTGAAGAAGTCTTGGTCGAGGCTGAATTCGTTGAGAAACTCAAAAAGAGCCGACCTTTGAGGATTAAGGCTGGCTTCGACCCAACCGCGCCAGACCTGCATCTTGGCCACACGGTACTCATAAACAAGATGCGCCAGTTCCAGGAGGCTGGGCATCATATTTTATTCCTGATCGGTGACTTTACCGGGATGATCGGTGACCCGACAGGCAAGTCAGCTACTCGTCCACCCTTGACAGTTGAGCAGGTGCAGCAGAATGCGCTGACCTATCAGGAGCAGATTTTCAAGATACTGGATCCTGACAAGACCGAGATTACGTTCAATTCCAGGTGGATGAACCAGCTCGGCAGCGTGGGCCTTATCCAGCTGGCAGCCAAGTACACGGTTGCTAGGATGTTGGAGCGGGATGATTTCAACAAACGTTATAAGTCAGGCCAGTCCATCGCTATCCACGAATTCCTGTATCCGTTGGTGCAGGGTTATGACTCGGTTGCCATGCAGGCTGATGTGGAACTGGGCGGGACAGACCAGAAGTTCAACCTGCTGGTAGGCCGTGAATTGCAGCGGCAATACGGGCAGGAGCAGCAGATTGTCATGACCATGCCTTTGCTCGAAGGTCTGGATGGTGTCAACAAGATGTCCAAGTCATTGGGCAACTATATAGGTATCACGGATGCGCCCAATGACATGTTTGGCAAGATCATGTCTATTTCGGATGAATTAATGTGGCGTTACTTTGAGTTGTTGAGCTTCCGTCCGCTTACCGAGATCGGGCGTTTCAAGCAGGATGTCGAGCAAGGGCATAATCCACGCGACCTCAAATTCCTGTTGGCGGAAGAGCTCATTGAGCGCTTCCATGGTCGCAGCTTAGCCGTTAGCGCCCGCGAAGAATTTATCGCGCGCTTCCAGAAAGGTGCTATGCCAGATGACATGCCGGAAGTGCACCTAGCCAGCGAAGGCGAGGGAATGCCGATTGCTTTATTGTTGAAGGCTGCGGGCTTGGTAGGCAGCACCTCTGACGCCATGCGCATGATTCAACAGGGTGCGGTGAAAATCGATGGCAACAAGGTCGAAGACCGCAGTTTGTTGATCGAAAAAGGTATTTCCGCCGTGTTCCAGGTGGGAAAGCGTAAGTTTGCAAAAATCACACTGGGCTGA
- the dnaX gene encoding DNA polymerase III subunit gamma/tau codes for MAGAGCHPLNNVYNHPMSYQVLARKWRPQDFQQMVGQAHVLRALMNALEGDEGHQRLHHAYLFTGTRGVGKTTLARIFAKCLNCETGVTAKPCGECRSCKEIAEGRHVDLIEVDAASRTKVEDTRDLLDNVQYAPTRGRFKIYLIDEVHMLSGHSFNALLKTLEEPPPHVKFLFATTDPQKLPVTILSRCLQFNLKRMPVDMISGHLANVLEQENIPFSDSALRLLARAADGSMRDALSLTDQAIVAGGGAVSEDDVQDMLGLLPHEHLVSLLQSVADDDGKRMLETVTQMAQLTTDFTMAADSLIALLHSVAVQQVVAGEEVDADVAALAKLLSPADVQLYYQMALHGRRDLPLAPNPRSGFEMMLLRMLAFRIDDGKAAQASSNSAQVEKKKILIETSASEQETPPKKETPPNLPLSGEEPGGTSPLAPSPDKVRVGEGFLSEGRGGISPSTNDWHNILPQLNLSGMALPLAQHCLLESIGEGQITLLLDESGSSLQSPRAETQLADALAKHYGRELKLSFKATALKEETPEKRSIREAAEKQAAAEVAIRNDPFVQQLQEAFGATIVPGSIRPRTENDKL; via the coding sequence GTGGCTGGCGCAGGCTGCCACCCACTCAATAATGTCTATAATCACCCCATGAGTTATCAGGTACTTGCACGAAAATGGCGGCCACAGGACTTCCAGCAGATGGTTGGTCAGGCGCATGTGTTGCGTGCCCTGATGAATGCGCTGGAAGGTGACGAAGGCCATCAGCGCCTGCATCATGCCTACCTGTTCACCGGTACTCGTGGGGTGGGTAAAACCACGCTGGCGCGGATTTTCGCCAAATGTCTCAATTGTGAAACCGGGGTGACCGCCAAGCCCTGCGGGGAATGCCGCAGTTGCAAGGAAATCGCCGAAGGCCGTCACGTTGACCTGATCGAAGTCGACGCTGCTTCCCGTACCAAGGTTGAGGATACCCGTGATCTGCTGGATAACGTCCAGTACGCGCCGACCCGTGGCCGTTTCAAGATTTACCTGATTGACGAAGTGCACATGCTCTCCGGCCACAGTTTCAACGCGCTGTTGAAAACGCTGGAAGAGCCGCCACCACACGTCAAGTTCCTGTTTGCCACCACTGACCCGCAAAAACTGCCTGTCACCATTTTGTCGCGTTGCCTGCAATTCAACCTCAAACGGATGCCGGTTGACATGATCAGTGGGCACTTGGCCAATGTGCTGGAACAGGAAAACATTCCCTTCAGCGACAGTGCCCTGCGCCTGCTGGCGCGGGCGGCGGATGGCAGTATGCGCGACGCCCTCAGCCTCACTGACCAGGCAATCGTTGCCGGTGGTGGGGCAGTCAGCGAAGATGATGTGCAAGACATGCTCGGCTTGTTGCCGCACGAGCACCTGGTTAGCCTGCTGCAATCCGTGGCTGATGATGACGGTAAGCGGATGCTGGAAACCGTCACACAGATGGCGCAACTGACCACCGATTTCACCATGGCGGCAGACAGCCTGATTGCTCTGCTGCACAGCGTGGCAGTCCAGCAGGTTGTGGCGGGCGAAGAAGTGGATGCCGATGTAGCGGCGCTGGCGAAACTGCTTTCCCCGGCGGATGTACAGCTTTACTACCAGATGGCACTGCATGGGCGACGTGATTTGCCGCTGGCCCCTAACCCGCGTAGCGGCTTTGAAATGATGCTGTTGCGAATGCTGGCTTTCCGGATAGATGATGGCAAGGCGGCGCAAGCTTCTTCCAACTCGGCACAGGTCGAGAAAAAAAAAATTCTGATTGAAACATCTGCTTCAGAACAAGAAACTCCACCTAAAAAAGAAACCCCTCCTAACCTCCCCTTATCAGGAGAGGAACCGGGCGGCACTTCGCCTCTTGCCCCCTCCCCTGATAAGGTGAGGGTTGGGGAGGGGTTTCTTTCAGAAGGTAGAGGGGGGATTTCCCCCTCTACCAACGACTGGCACAACATCCTCCCCCAGCTAAACCTTTCAGGCATGGCGCTACCACTTGCGCAACACTGCCTGCTCGAAAGCATCGGGGAAGGGCAGATTACCCTGCTGCTGGATGAAAGCGGTTCCTCCCTGCAAAGCCCCCGTGCCGAAACCCAGCTGGCAGACGCGCTGGCCAAGCATTACGGGCGTGAACTGAAACTGTCATTCAAAGCCACTGCGTTGAAGGAGGAAACCCCGGAAAAACGCAGTATCCGCGAAGCTGCCGAAAAACAGGCCGCCGCAGAAGTGGCAATCAGAAACGATCCTTTCGTGCAACAACTACAGGAAGCCTTCGGTGCAACCATAGTGCCCGGCAGCATTCGCCCACGCACAGAAAACGACAAACTGTAG
- a CDS encoding hybrid sensor histidine kinase/response regulator, which yields MDDAIAFAEELEEVALQLSSLNPLADDPEEMTATVASAVAEYERLSMTAAIYGMEGVQQTVEWVHTMLASFQATLPEAILELLQGGQLFTWLELAAIALREPEEPTHLPTLTAALLHEDWPEPPAPTMLETLLLNLRQNPHASNTETPNTEALHAETPAQEPADIGADYATATPPPQAAENPLAWDADIHPELLAAYLQETPGQVTEATRLLHLIANGSSTPEQKRHASRLAHTIKGASGVVGVEAIASFTHRLEDLLDLNIARHLPTGLGDTLGAAADCLATLFDHLLEHKPLPDEYPTLLAEMDAWGQRIATEQPGEQEPVATPEATVDQPTPAIPVITPDFLAEDNATDENAEPAPQTSHSPPTSNTHLSVPIETVQRLLNLAGELITSTSQVAEHAQHTLAFGKQLQQQDEHIRQMLETLGETIGQQSANRVTRPLSASNTKRLDADGFDQLEMEAYNDLHSAASLLTESVADNRELTHNLQQQIRQISEQIYRQQRLQRQLSEAILRTRLVPVQSIVARVERTVRETCRRTGKTAKISIQGQNLQIDTDILQGLTAPLLHMLRNAVDHGIEAMNERKALGKDKEGHIELRFEQKGGQIHLTLSDDGQGLDTERIRARAIERGLVTAGQTLGEEDVLRLILQPGFTTRDKVSEISGRGVGMDVVQSAVENLQGLLQISSIPGQGTSIRVQVPITLLATNALLVRTAGKLVAIPGNTIHQLLYAANHEHIQENDNWFIHHQEQKLEVIQLARLLGWQTEKPDLRKGHSLLLVESEHKLYALHVDEILPPRDIVIKSLTPWLNLTQGVSGACILANGSVAPVLDLLRLLRHFEHGTITLGNTITANDTTPQRPHILVVDDSLSNRKSLSLMLENMGYHPITAIDGLNALQHLHEQPIQLILTDLEMPRMNGLEMAQAIRIWPEKRHIPIIMVTSRSTQKHRQMAQEAGIDDYLTKPVNQETLQTQLYKWLRTQLAA from the coding sequence ATGGATGACGCCATCGCCTTTGCCGAAGAGCTGGAAGAAGTCGCACTGCAACTCTCCAGCCTCAACCCACTGGCTGACGACCCCGAAGAAATGACCGCCACAGTAGCCAGTGCTGTTGCCGAATACGAACGCCTCAGCATGACCGCCGCCATATACGGCATGGAAGGCGTGCAGCAAACGGTAGAATGGGTGCACACGATGCTGGCCAGCTTCCAGGCAACATTGCCGGAAGCCATCCTCGAACTCCTGCAAGGCGGGCAACTGTTCACCTGGCTGGAACTGGCTGCCATTGCCCTGCGTGAACCGGAAGAGCCGACGCACCTCCCCACACTGACCGCCGCATTACTGCATGAAGACTGGCCGGAACCGCCTGCGCCCACCATGCTGGAAACACTCCTGCTCAACCTGCGCCAGAATCCCCACGCAAGCAACACAGAAACACCAAACACTGAAGCACTCCACGCCGAAACGCCAGCTCAGGAACCGGCAGACATTGGCGCAGATTACGCCACAGCCACCCCGCCACCGCAAGCAGCAGAAAATCCCCTGGCTTGGGATGCGGACATCCACCCCGAACTGCTGGCCGCTTACCTGCAAGAAACGCCCGGCCAGGTTACCGAAGCCACCCGCCTGCTCCACTTGATTGCCAACGGCAGCAGCACGCCGGAGCAAAAGCGCCACGCCTCCCGGTTAGCACACACGATCAAGGGCGCCAGTGGTGTCGTCGGGGTTGAAGCCATTGCCTCCTTTACCCACCGTCTGGAAGACCTGCTGGATCTCAATATTGCCAGACACCTGCCCACTGGTCTGGGCGATACCCTGGGAGCTGCTGCCGATTGCCTGGCCACCCTGTTTGACCACTTGCTGGAACATAAGCCACTACCTGATGAATACCCCACTCTGTTAGCGGAAATGGACGCATGGGGACAACGGATTGCCACCGAACAACCCGGCGAACAAGAACCTGTTGCCACACCAGAAGCAACGGTAGATCAGCCCACGCCAGCCATACCTGTTATAACACCAGACTTCCTGGCAGAGGATAATGCAACTGACGAGAATGCCGAACCCGCCCCGCAAACCAGCCACAGCCCCCCAACCAGCAACACCCACCTCAGCGTACCGATAGAAACCGTCCAGCGCCTGCTCAATCTTGCCGGAGAACTAATCACCTCCACCAGCCAGGTGGCTGAACATGCCCAGCATACCTTGGCATTTGGCAAACAATTGCAACAACAGGATGAACATATCCGGCAAATGCTGGAAACATTAGGCGAAACCATCGGCCAGCAATCCGCCAATCGGGTAACGCGGCCATTAAGCGCGAGCAATACCAAACGGCTGGATGCCGACGGTTTCGACCAACTGGAAATGGAAGCCTATAATGACCTGCATAGTGCCGCCAGCCTGTTGACCGAATCAGTCGCTGACAACCGGGAGCTGACCCACAACCTGCAACAGCAAATCCGGCAGATTTCCGAACAGATTTACCGGCAACAACGCCTGCAGCGGCAATTGAGTGAAGCCATCCTGCGCACACGCCTGGTTCCCGTCCAGTCCATTGTGGCGCGGGTAGAACGCACCGTGCGTGAAACCTGCCGCCGCACTGGCAAGACAGCCAAAATCAGCATCCAGGGCCAGAACCTGCAAATCGACACTGACATATTGCAAGGGCTGACCGCGCCCCTCCTGCACATGCTGCGCAACGCTGTCGACCATGGCATAGAAGCGATGAACGAACGCAAGGCATTGGGCAAAGACAAGGAAGGGCATATTGAGCTGCGTTTTGAGCAAAAAGGCGGCCAGATCCACCTGACCCTGAGTGATGATGGCCAAGGGCTTGACACCGAGCGTATCCGCGCCCGGGCGATTGAGCGTGGCCTAGTCACAGCAGGCCAAACACTTGGTGAAGAAGATGTTTTGCGCCTGATTCTCCAACCCGGCTTTACTACCCGCGACAAAGTGAGCGAAATTTCCGGGCGCGGTGTCGGCATGGATGTCGTCCAATCCGCAGTTGAAAACCTGCAAGGCTTACTCCAGATCAGCAGCATTCCTGGTCAGGGCACCAGCATCCGCGTCCAGGTTCCAATCACCCTGCTGGCCACTAACGCCTTATTGGTTCGCACTGCGGGCAAGCTGGTCGCTATTCCCGGCAACACCATCCATCAGCTGCTGTATGCCGCGAACCACGAACATATTCAGGAAAACGACAACTGGTTTATCCACCATCAAGAGCAAAAGCTGGAAGTCATCCAGCTGGCCCGTTTACTCGGTTGGCAGACAGAAAAGCCGGATTTGCGCAAAGGCCATTCGCTATTACTGGTTGAAAGCGAGCACAAGCTTTATGCCCTACATGTTGATGAAATCCTGCCACCACGCGACATTGTCATCAAAAGCCTGACGCCCTGGCTTAACCTGACACAGGGCGTCAGTGGCGCGTGCATCCTGGCCAACGGGAGCGTTGCGCCAGTACTGGATCTGTTACGTCTGTTGCGTCATTTCGAGCATGGCACTATCACCTTGGGCAATACCATAACAGCCAATGACACCACGCCACAGCGCCCGCATATTCTGGTTGTTGATGATTCCCTTAGCAACCGTAAATCCCTCAGCTTGATGCTTGAGAACATGGGCTATCACCCCATTACTGCCATTGACGGCCTGAATGCCTTGCAACATTTGCACGAACAGCCTATACAACTGATCCTAACCGATCTGGAAATGCCGCGCATGAACGGTCTGGAAATGGCGCAAGCTATCCGTATCTGGCCTGAAAAACGCCACATCCCGATTATCATGGTCACATCGCGCAGCACCCAAAAACACAGGCAGATGGCGCAAGAAGCAGGCATTGACGACTATCTGACCAAGCCAGTCAACCAAGAAACCCTGCAAACACAACTATACAAATGGCTCAGGACGCAACTGGCTGCCTGA
- a CDS encoding response regulator: protein MSTAIRKILIADDSATERVNLTRILETAGYQVVPTQSGNEAKSLAESQLPDLIMLDIIMEDGDGYQACRALKRNPATQAIPVIMISSKSNPVDKQWAQKLGANAYIVKPYKDEDVLREIAAL from the coding sequence ATGTCGACTGCAATACGCAAAATCCTGATTGCCGATGATTCCGCAACCGAGCGTGTCAACCTGACACGTATTCTGGAAACAGCAGGTTACCAGGTAGTGCCCACCCAATCCGGCAATGAAGCCAAGTCCCTCGCGGAAAGCCAGTTGCCTGACCTGATCATGCTGGACATCATCATGGAAGATGGCGATGGTTACCAAGCTTGCCGTGCCTTGAAGCGCAACCCGGCCACCCAGGCCATACCGGTCATCATGATTTCCAGTAAATCCAACCCGGTTGACAAACAATGGGCGCAGAAACTTGGCGCGAATGCCTATATCGTGAAACCTTACAAGGATGAGGATGTGCTGCGGGAAATCGCTGCCCTTTAA
- a CDS encoding methyl-accepting chemotaxis protein — translation MLILIPLAILFITGAFAVVALNQNRVALEGINNRVVAIDKGNKIIRRMQRDYVVLLHEIQIGSRTWEDGRKTLNQLTADISSSILPTYKEAKTSQARDPQTVAAFAEVDKLLEAIGRGTALLKTEDRNKLELYLQNDLAADTKPLRDTIHKEVERDIKQSEEAFLTAQKSVSSFLTISVALILAGTLASAILGYIIYKSIADSINKLMSTMRRISDGDLKARVGLTGKNELAELGQNFDGMVEHRITTEAKIEHDHQQLNQSVGALLDAVFDLSERNLTVRAKVTEDATGPLADAINQLAEDTTDVLKQVREVATSVEQTSQDVNHYALEVNKLAQLEQSEAEETATQLDTILQRLDTIAQSAQQANRVADTTSDTTRHAQATVARTVENMSGIRTTVQETGKRLKRLGERSQEISQIIDVINNLSERTTVLALNASMQATAAGEAGRGFSMIAEEIQRLAENSRDSTNQISTLVRNIQQEANTTIATMEHTIEQVVNGSTLAEEAAQQMQATLEATNELVTSVESIATSSAEQVAISKNLQTRAERILEATQSTGKELLSLTGLTQNMAEYGQRLVKSVNVFKLEA, via the coding sequence ATGCTCATCCTCATACCATTGGCCATCCTGTTCATCACTGGGGCTTTTGCCGTCGTCGCATTGAATCAAAACAGGGTCGCGCTGGAAGGCATCAACAACCGCGTTGTCGCCATCGACAAAGGCAACAAGATTATCCGGCGAATGCAGCGTGATTATGTCGTACTCCTGCACGAAATACAGATCGGCAGCCGTACCTGGGAAGATGGGCGGAAAACACTAAACCAACTGACCGCCGACATCAGCAGCAGCATTCTACCTACTTATAAAGAAGCCAAAACATCTCAAGCCCGTGACCCACAAACAGTCGCCGCCTTCGCTGAAGTCGATAAGTTGCTGGAAGCGATTGGACGAGGCACGGCACTGCTCAAAACAGAAGACCGCAACAAACTGGAACTCTATCTGCAAAACGACTTGGCAGCCGACACCAAGCCGCTACGTGACACTATCCACAAGGAAGTGGAACGTGACATCAAACAATCTGAAGAAGCCTTCCTTACAGCACAGAAAAGCGTTTCATCCTTCCTGACCATCAGTGTTGCATTGATACTGGCAGGTACGTTAGCCAGCGCGATACTGGGGTACATCATCTACAAATCCATCGCAGACTCCATCAACAAACTCATGTCCACCATGCGCAGAATTTCCGATGGGGATCTCAAGGCTCGGGTAGGGCTGACAGGCAAAAATGAACTAGCCGAACTTGGGCAAAATTTCGATGGCATGGTGGAACACCGTATCACGACTGAAGCCAAAATTGAGCACGATCACCAACAACTCAACCAATCGGTTGGTGCTTTGCTGGATGCCGTTTTCGACCTCAGCGAGCGCAACCTGACCGTGCGTGCCAAAGTGACCGAAGATGCTACCGGCCCATTGGCAGACGCCATCAACCAGTTGGCGGAAGACACCACTGACGTACTCAAACAGGTACGTGAAGTCGCCACTTCAGTTGAGCAAACCTCCCAGGATGTTAACCATTACGCCTTGGAGGTAAACAAACTCGCCCAGCTGGAGCAAAGCGAAGCCGAAGAAACCGCCACCCAGCTCGACACCATCCTGCAACGGCTGGATACTATTGCCCAGTCCGCCCAACAAGCCAACCGGGTTGCCGACACTACCTCAGACACCACCCGCCATGCCCAGGCAACCGTTGCCCGCACGGTGGAAAACATGTCCGGTATCCGCACCACCGTGCAGGAAACCGGCAAACGCCTCAAGCGGCTGGGCGAACGTTCCCAGGAAATCAGCCAGATCATCGACGTCATCAACAACCTCTCTGAGCGCACCACCGTATTGGCGCTCAACGCCAGTATGCAAGCCACCGCCGCAGGCGAAGCAGGGCGCGGCTTCTCCATGATTGCGGAAGAAATCCAGCGGCTGGCGGAAAACTCGCGCGATTCCACCAACCAGATTTCCACCCTAGTGCGCAACATCCAGCAAGAAGCCAACACCACTATCGCCACCATGGAACACACCATCGAACAGGTTGTCAACGGCTCCACCTTGGCAGAGGAAGCCGCCCAACAAATGCAGGCCACGCTGGAGGCCACCAACGAACTGGTTACATCCGTGGAAAGCATCGCCACCTCCTCCGCCGAACAGGTTGCCATCAGCAAAAACCTGCAAACCCGCGCCGAACGCATTCTGGAAGCCACCCAATCCACCGGTAAAGAGCTGCTCTCCCTCACCGGCCTGACCCAAAACATGGCGGAATACGGCCAGCGCCTGGTGAAATCGGTCAACGTCTTCAAGCTGGAAGCCTAA
- a CDS encoding chemotaxis protein CheW, with amino-acid sequence MGGTQQKTTPTTADLASSRFCYRIGPNLILMETGVLAEILTDTAVYPVPFAPAWCAGLVSLRGDLYPVVDMHKVVLGNPKPGISQLLLFQHPHFPPVVLTCDGYPNHLKLSAEDLTEHKDATLPGWIPYTLHHRGQTLLKADHGKLLRQIQQHKHPN; translated from the coding sequence GTGGGAGGCACACAACAAAAAACGACACCGACAACGGCTGACCTAGCCAGCAGCCGCTTCTGTTACCGCATAGGCCCCAACCTGATCCTAATGGAAACTGGGGTACTGGCTGAAATCCTGACTGACACCGCTGTCTACCCGGTTCCGTTCGCGCCCGCTTGGTGTGCTGGCCTTGTCAGTTTGCGCGGCGACCTTTACCCGGTTGTCGACATGCACAAGGTTGTGCTGGGAAACCCCAAGCCCGGCATTAGCCAGCTATTATTATTCCAGCATCCACATTTTCCGCCCGTCGTGTTGACCTGTGATGGTTACCCAAACCACCTGAAACTTTCTGCGGAAGACCTGACAGAGCACAAGGATGCTACGTTGCCTGGCTGGATTCCATATACGCTGCACCACCGTGGCCAGACCCTGCTGAAAGCCGACCATGGCAAATTGTTGAGGCAAATACAGCAGCACAAACATCCCAACTAA
- a CDS encoding ABC transporter substrate-binding protein: MKNYNRYRLLAVGLFALLCTATSYAEDGVTSSEIIIGGVMDLEGRSSGLGQGMKAGIEAALQNQTVAGRKLRFQVLNDSYTPEKALDATQKLAADKVFLFAGNVGTPTAAAVLPLLAEQKIPAVGFFTGAGLLRPGQGDIINFRASYVQETKAVIDAALKHGINPTEVCAYVQNDAYGMAGVSGIREALKNHDDMANTLTLLDKIIEANEAEPARNNIGPVGTYTRNTFIARDGYDSLKAWEQRSGVACKLVVTVGTYEAIARFIAYASSKAEPWIFSAVSFTGADDFQKVLNKFNIHDQVIMTQVVPLSDSDLPIVQEARSALGKNYGYVSQEGYIVGKLIVHGLQQLETTEQDITRRNLLATFKGQQFNLDGLNMDFSKDNQGSDLVVLTSLSDTKWQAMQDSSWQRWLNPKQKTTD, from the coding sequence ATGAAAAATTATAACCGTTACCGACTCTTGGCCGTCGGGCTGTTTGCCTTATTGTGCACTGCTACCAGCTACGCGGAAGATGGCGTGACCAGCTCGGAAATCATCATCGGTGGCGTAATGGATCTGGAAGGCCGCTCCAGCGGTTTGGGGCAAGGCATGAAGGCAGGGATAGAAGCCGCCCTGCAAAACCAGACTGTTGCAGGGCGCAAATTACGTTTCCAGGTTCTGAATGACTCCTACACCCCGGAAAAAGCTCTGGATGCAACGCAAAAGCTGGCCGCCGACAAGGTTTTCCTGTTCGCAGGCAATGTCGGCACACCTACTGCCGCCGCAGTCCTGCCTTTACTGGCTGAACAAAAAATACCGGCAGTCGGTTTTTTTACGGGAGCCGGGCTGTTGCGCCCTGGCCAAGGCGACATTATCAACTTCCGCGCAAGTTATGTGCAAGAAACCAAGGCCGTCATTGATGCGGCATTAAAACATGGCATCAACCCCACTGAAGTCTGTGCTTATGTGCAAAATGACGCCTACGGCATGGCGGGGGTCAGCGGCATTCGTGAAGCCTTGAAAAACCATGATGACATGGCAAATACCCTAACCCTGCTGGATAAGATCATTGAGGCCAACGAGGCAGAGCCAGCCCGCAACAACATAGGGCCAGTCGGCACTTATACCCGCAACACGTTCATTGCCCGTGATGGCTACGACTCCCTGAAAGCCTGGGAACAACGCAGCGGCGTAGCTTGCAAACTGGTGGTCACCGTCGGCACTTACGAAGCTATCGCCCGGTTTATTGCCTATGCTTCCAGCAAAGCCGAGCCATGGATATTTAGCGCGGTATCGTTCACTGGGGCAGATGATTTCCAAAAAGTCCTGAACAAGTTCAATATCCACGACCAGGTAATCATGACCCAGGTTGTCCCATTGTCAGACAGTGACTTGCCAATCGTACAAGAGGCACGCTCCGCGCTAGGCAAAAACTATGGTTATGTTTCACAAGAAGGCTATATCGTAGGCAAACTGATAGTGCACGGTTTGCAGCAACTGGAAACCACCGAGCAAGACATCACCCGCAGGAACCTGCTGGCTACCTTCAAGGGGCAACAATTCAACCTTGATGGATTGAATATGGATTTCAGCAAGGACAACCAGGGTTCTGACCTGGTTGTCCTGACAAGCCTGTCAGACACCAAATGGCAGGCCATGCAGGATTCCAGTTGGCAACGCTGGCTCAACCCAAAACAAAAGACAACGGACTAA